The Candidatus Hinthialibacter antarcticus genome has a window encoding:
- a CDS encoding transglycosylase domain-containing protein — protein MNDLNQYPSPGGSPKDKGPRNPLPPISQPPGMAKTRQSKAAPRGVPTNKPSLPIQKPKQKASKPTDAAPLKPTAAKAAPARPVRKRSRLWRIFFVFFALLALIMGGAVGLTVGYFDMHLAQLPVNEFLEEYQPAMPSQIFSGDDKEQLIANFYSDTQNREMAPLSEMPKYLPQAVIALEDRRFYEHSGISLPDIIRAIIYDIKTWTRTQGASTITIQLAEDLINNDKVPWPQMPKTGIKAFERKYWEWKVALQIEKRYTKNEILEIYLNQVFLGDQAYGVARGAEYYFGKNVSDLTIKECALFAGMLQAPNRYSPAKNPERALTRTATVLRAMLRDQFITQTQYDQALAEPFTLKQGSFGRNQIALYPYFSWEIERQFKNGNFVSNNAQPLRIKGKGIDVKATIDVDMQEAAEAALQKGIEEHERRMRYKTGMHWGEPGYRGVNRHTSGKLQVGSDVYDARILTDYDPETKSVTVTLPNVAGGEGPFTLTIDETKAKWDEFDILKPDYYLPAKAVEGESGIQLILAKEQHVQGALVAVQPSTGKVLAMVGGYDYNDKTNSGNFIRATMSTNVQPGSAYKPFVMAAALAEKDRNWTLASILQDIKHEYWTGWTPRNFYNRYFGGVTMRYTLVHSLNAASVWLLDNYKGSRMAGIQNLVRFSKNFFGLRIEKEDLSISLGSAGASPYEMAQAYSVLANRGDFVRLHMVDKVYQRQDSRQKQPDLLYEFDQPLFDRKRLSPELAYLVTYLLRGVVEDGTADEALELPFWSVGKTGTTDECTYAWYAGYSNDMLCIVYMGFDDYTRSLGNKMTGSRVALPIWMDFMQQAYDLQPQLFGEIPPPPGIEFYEICDLSGQLAVDECMNVKDERSTPALPVVHSVPFIAGTAPTEPCPLHRRDEGDLRPYQRDAYQLILNAYP, from the coding sequence ATGAATGATTTGAATCAATACCCATCTCCCGGCGGCAGCCCCAAAGACAAGGGGCCGCGTAACCCCTTGCCGCCCATTTCTCAACCGCCCGGCATGGCGAAAACCCGGCAGAGCAAAGCCGCGCCGCGTGGAGTCCCAACGAACAAACCATCGCTGCCCATTCAGAAACCAAAGCAAAAAGCATCCAAGCCGACGGACGCCGCGCCCCTTAAGCCAACTGCTGCCAAAGCCGCGCCTGCCCGCCCGGTACGCAAACGCAGCCGTTTATGGCGCATTTTCTTCGTATTCTTTGCCTTGCTGGCGCTCATCATGGGAGGGGCGGTTGGGCTTACGGTCGGATATTTCGACATGCACCTGGCCCAGTTGCCCGTCAATGAATTTTTAGAAGAATACCAGCCCGCCATGCCGTCGCAGATTTTTTCGGGCGACGACAAAGAGCAACTCATCGCAAATTTTTATAGCGATACCCAAAACCGCGAAATGGCGCCGCTATCTGAAATGCCCAAATATCTGCCCCAAGCGGTGATTGCGTTAGAAGACCGCCGTTTTTATGAGCATAGCGGCATCAGCCTTCCCGATATCATTCGGGCGATCATATATGACATCAAAACCTGGACCCGCACCCAAGGCGCCAGCACCATCACCATTCAGTTGGCCGAAGACCTCATCAATAACGATAAGGTGCCCTGGCCGCAAATGCCCAAGACCGGCATCAAAGCCTTTGAGCGTAAATACTGGGAATGGAAAGTCGCGCTGCAAATCGAAAAGCGCTACACCAAAAATGAAATTTTAGAAATTTATTTGAACCAGGTTTTTCTGGGCGACCAAGCCTATGGCGTGGCGCGCGGCGCAGAATATTATTTCGGCAAAAACGTCAGTGACCTCACCATCAAAGAATGCGCCCTGTTCGCGGGCATGTTGCAAGCGCCCAACCGCTATTCGCCCGCGAAAAACCCGGAGCGGGCCCTCACGCGCACCGCCACCGTCTTGCGCGCCATGCTGCGCGACCAGTTCATTACCCAAACCCAATACGACCAAGCGCTCGCGGAGCCGTTCACACTCAAACAAGGCTCATTCGGGCGCAACCAGATCGCGCTGTATCCGTATTTCTCATGGGAAATCGAACGCCAGTTTAAAAACGGCAATTTTGTGTCCAACAATGCCCAGCCATTGCGCATCAAAGGCAAAGGCATCGACGTCAAAGCCACCATCGACGTTGATATGCAAGAAGCAGCGGAAGCAGCCCTGCAAAAAGGCATCGAAGAACACGAGCGCCGAATGCGCTACAAAACGGGGATGCATTGGGGCGAGCCGGGCTATCGCGGCGTGAACCGCCATACCTCCGGCAAACTTCAGGTTGGAAGCGACGTATACGACGCCCGCATTCTGACTGACTATGACCCTGAAACAAAAAGCGTAACGGTGACGCTGCCCAATGTCGCTGGCGGCGAAGGGCCGTTTACGCTGACAATCGACGAGACAAAAGCCAAATGGGATGAATTTGACATCTTAAAACCTGACTATTACCTTCCCGCCAAAGCAGTCGAGGGAGAATCGGGCATTCAGCTGATATTAGCGAAAGAGCAACACGTACAAGGCGCGCTGGTCGCGGTGCAGCCGTCGACCGGCAAGGTGCTGGCGATGGTAGGCGGATATGATTACAACGACAAAACCAATAGCGGCAATTTCATTCGCGCCACCATGTCAACCAACGTCCAACCCGGCAGCGCCTACAAACCGTTCGTCATGGCCGCCGCGCTGGCGGAAAAAGACCGAAACTGGACGCTGGCGTCGATCCTCCAAGACATTAAGCATGAATACTGGACCGGTTGGACGCCGCGCAATTTCTACAATCGCTATTTCGGCGGCGTGACCATGCGTTATACCCTGGTGCATTCGCTTAACGCCGCGTCGGTGTGGCTGCTCGACAACTACAAGGGAAGCCGCATGGCCGGCATCCAAAACCTGGTGCGGTTCAGCAAAAATTTCTTTGGACTGCGCATCGAAAAAGAAGACCTCTCGATCTCGCTTGGTTCAGCAGGGGCAAGCCCCTATGAAATGGCGCAGGCTTATTCGGTCTTGGCGAACCGGGGCGATTTTGTCCGGCTGCACATGGTCGACAAGGTCTATCAGCGCCAGGATTCCCGCCAGAAACAGCCGGACTTGCTCTATGAATTCGACCAACCTCTGTTCGACCGCAAACGCCTGTCGCCCGAATTGGCCTACCTAGTCACCTACTTGCTGCGCGGCGTGGTTGAAGACGGCACCGCCGACGAGGCGCTTGAACTGCCGTTTTGGAGCGTCGGCAAAACCGGCACCACCGATGAATGCACCTACGCCTGGTATGCGGGCTACAGCAATGACATGCTGTGCATCGTTTACATGGGCTTTGACGACTACACCCGATCATTGGGAAACAAAATGACCGGCTCCAGAGTCGCGCTGCCGATTTGGATGGATTTCATGCAGCAGGCGTATGATTTGCAGCCGCAATTGTTCGGTGAGATTCCGCCGCCGCCCGGCATTGAGTTTTATGAAATCTGCGACCTCAGCGGTCAATTGGCGGTCGATGAATGTATGAACGTCAAGGATGAGCGCTCCACCCCGGCCCTCCCGGTGGTGCATAGTGTTCCCTTTATCGCAGGCACCGCGCCGACCGAGCCTTGCCCGCTCCACCGCCGCGACGAAGGCGACTTGCGCCCATACCAAAGAGACGCATATCAGCTTATATTAAATGCGTATCCCTAA
- a CDS encoding alcohol dehydrogenase catalytic domain-containing protein produces the protein MKAVRCQPPGIMIQDDAPKPGASTTEICVRVKLAGICRTDLELTRGYMGFTGILGHEFIGVIDDANAPWPKGARVVGEINAGCGECPECKRNMQRHCPNRSVLGILNRSGCMAEWLSLPAENLLRVPDPVSDPQAVFTEPLAAALEIFEQMHIEPTERVCIIGDGKLGLLIAMTFALRHEGASLLIGHHQNKLDLVSDLLQTSVEQEPNSTINRQWDVVVDATGSSAGLRRAMQLVKPRGRIVLKSTMAQAEPIDLTPLVIDEVTVVGSRCGQFAPALAFLERQKPPVERLVEATYPFDQAAAAWEHAQTPGAKKVLLSF, from the coding sequence ATGAAAGCAGTACGCTGCCAGCCTCCTGGAATTATGATTCAGGACGACGCGCCAAAACCGGGCGCATCCACGACGGAAATATGCGTTCGCGTAAAACTCGCTGGCATCTGCCGGACAGATTTAGAACTCACACGAGGATACATGGGCTTTACCGGCATTCTCGGTCACGAGTTCATTGGCGTAATTGATGATGCGAACGCTCCATGGCCTAAGGGCGCACGCGTGGTCGGCGAAATTAATGCAGGCTGCGGCGAATGTCCTGAATGTAAGCGCAACATGCAGCGCCATTGCCCTAACCGCAGCGTATTAGGTATCTTAAACCGCAGCGGCTGCATGGCGGAATGGCTCAGCCTGCCCGCAGAGAACCTGCTTCGCGTTCCCGACCCGGTCAGCGATCCACAAGCGGTGTTCACTGAACCACTTGCCGCGGCGTTGGAAATTTTTGAGCAGATGCACATTGAGCCGACCGAGCGCGTTTGCATTATTGGCGACGGCAAACTGGGGTTGCTCATCGCAATGACGTTTGCGCTGCGTCACGAAGGCGCAAGCCTGCTCATTGGACATCATCAAAACAAATTAGACCTCGTATCCGACCTGCTGCAAACCAGCGTAGAACAAGAGCCAAACTCAACGATCAACCGTCAGTGGGATGTCGTCGTCGATGCAACCGGCAGCAGCGCAGGACTTCGCCGCGCCATGCAGTTGGTCAAGCCGCGCGGACGCATCGTGCTCAAGAGTACGATGGCGCAGGCCGAACCTATAGACTTAACCCCGTTAGTGATTGACGAGGTGACTGTGGTTGGCTCGCGCTGCGGACAATTTGCCCCGGCCCTGGCGTTTTTGGAACGCCAAAAGCCGCCAGTGGAGCGCCTGGTCGAAGCAACCTATCCGTTCGATCAAGCAGCGGCGGCATGGGAGCACGCCCAAACGCCCGGCGCCAAAAAAGTGCTTCTTTCGTTTTAA
- a CDS encoding STAS domain-containing protein: MQIQRVDQGDVTILQFEEDEQLLDPEILQAYLYDLMDEKRYRVLIDIENVRYVSSSVLGLFITICKSARENDGEVKIVNAQPSVSNVFRMTRLDRVFQMFNDRDSAIASFE; this comes from the coding sequence ATGCAAATACAACGCGTGGATCAGGGGGATGTAACCATCCTCCAATTTGAAGAAGACGAGCAACTTCTTGATCCAGAAATCTTACAGGCGTATTTGTATGACCTGATGGACGAGAAGCGCTACCGGGTATTGATTGATATTGAAAATGTCCGGTATGTGAGCAGTTCTGTATTAGGCCTTTTTATTACAATCTGTAAAAGCGCAAGAGAAAATGACGGAGAAGTAAAGATCGTCAATGCGCAGCCTTCCGTCTCAAACGTGTTCCGCATGACCCGGCTTGATCGCGTGTTTCAAATGTTTAATGACCGCGATTCCGCCATCGCCTCCTTTGAATAA
- a CDS encoding pilin → MKTQSAHNSGNHYKAAFTLIELLVSVAIVGILAAIAIPNFQNSLVKAKMAKAVADMNALCTAIESYHIDKNRYPAWTEIDGTHKNPVDRRLNPLTSPMPYMSSIPVDPFISIWEYAAYTTYDYVDAWSSIHYKKDEILDISFRCSEWRLASAGPDGAVTFGSSFSFDATNGLRSAGDIVRTGPTTKFPCVPFLRNK, encoded by the coding sequence ATGAAAACTCAATCCGCACATAATTCTGGCAACCACTATAAAGCCGCATTCACGCTGATTGAATTATTGGTCTCGGTTGCGATTGTCGGTATTCTGGCGGCGATTGCGATTCCCAATTTTCAAAACTCCCTCGTAAAAGCGAAAATGGCCAAGGCCGTCGCTGACATGAACGCCCTCTGCACCGCAATCGAAAGTTACCACATTGATAAAAACCGCTATCCCGCCTGGACGGAAATCGACGGGACGCATAAGAACCCGGTCGACCGCCGTCTAAACCCGCTGACCAGTCCCATGCCTTATATGTCCTCGATTCCTGTCGATCCGTTTATTTCGATATGGGAATACGCAGCCTACACGACGTATGATTACGTGGATGCGTGGAGTTCAATTCATTATAAAAAAGATGAAATTTTGGATATCTCTTTCCGTTGTTCGGAGTGGCGGCTGGCCAGCGCAGGCCCGGACGGCGCCGTGACCTTTGGATCGTCTTTTTCTTTCGACGCGACCAATGGCTTGCGAAGCGCGGGCGACATCGTCCGCACCGGGCCGACGACGAAGTTCCCCTGCGTTCCTTTTTTACGGAACAAATAA
- a CDS encoding sigma-70 family RNA polymerase sigma factor: MYTSAKTSDWDDSIGAIATLEPDADVSSVEEPFASEPDLKVAKPKKAKRARKPSTPSRSMDNPIKDYLRQIGEFPLLTKDEEVEIYEMMDTGRRLLAEGLSNSRIAIRELEDIVNDLSRGDRSAHTMFRNPDAGRTRRKTELAKEIKILRKNLRDIKSGFEEDDSGLLSDRQLVNRKKKWSQILYSMDLDVNALWALARSVRDAEKNLSSIMSSSERKAFADETGDTPNRLQECCDLVTEGLNQIREARQNMIRGNLRLVVSVAKRYKHCGIPMLDLIQEGNLGLTRAVDKFDYHRGTKFSTYAVWWIRQSISRAVKQQRRTVRLPTGVADQIAQVDKAKKMLLQELGRDPSMEELSKHLELDEDRISDLLGWQQDPISLETPVREDRETTIGELIKDPRIESADDVLANEVLDERIEEILGQLSEREETILRMRYGLTDGKVWKLGDIGKRFGITRERVRQIEQRAIRKLRHPLRAREIKDFLN, translated from the coding sequence ATGTATACGTCAGCCAAAACCAGTGATTGGGACGACAGCATCGGCGCCATCGCAACGCTCGAACCGGATGCAGACGTTTCATCCGTTGAAGAACCATTTGCAAGCGAACCAGACTTAAAGGTTGCGAAGCCGAAAAAAGCCAAACGCGCGCGGAAACCAAGTACGCCTTCCCGCTCTATGGATAACCCCATAAAAGACTATTTGCGCCAAATCGGCGAATTTCCGCTTTTAACCAAAGATGAAGAAGTGGAAATTTACGAAATGATGGATACGGGTCGCCGCCTGCTCGCGGAAGGCCTGTCGAACTCTCGCATCGCAATTCGCGAGTTGGAAGATATCGTCAACGATCTCAGCCGGGGCGACCGTTCGGCGCACACCATGTTCCGTAACCCCGACGCTGGACGTACGCGCCGCAAAACGGAACTGGCGAAAGAGATTAAAATTCTCCGCAAAAATTTGCGCGACATCAAAAGCGGGTTTGAAGAAGACGACTCCGGTTTGTTGTCAGACCGCCAATTGGTCAACCGCAAAAAGAAGTGGAGCCAGATTCTCTACTCGATGGACCTCGATGTGAATGCGCTTTGGGCGTTGGCCCGTTCGGTACGCGATGCAGAAAAGAACTTGAGTAGCATCATGTCCAGTTCAGAACGCAAAGCCTTTGCCGATGAAACCGGCGATACGCCCAACCGCCTGCAAGAATGCTGCGACTTGGTCACCGAGGGGCTAAACCAAATCCGTGAAGCCCGCCAGAACATGATTCGCGGCAACTTGCGCTTGGTGGTGTCGGTCGCGAAACGCTACAAACACTGCGGCATCCCAATGTTGGACCTGATTCAAGAAGGCAACTTAGGGCTGACCCGCGCCGTCGATAAATTTGACTACCATCGCGGAACCAAATTCAGCACCTACGCCGTCTGGTGGATTCGCCAGAGCATTTCCCGCGCGGTGAAGCAACAACGCCGAACCGTGCGCCTCCCGACTGGCGTGGCGGACCAAATCGCCCAGGTAGACAAAGCGAAAAAAATGCTTTTGCAGGAACTGGGACGCGACCCGAGCATGGAAGAATTGTCGAAGCATCTCGAGTTGGACGAAGACCGCATCAGCGACTTATTGGGTTGGCAACAAGACCCCATTTCGCTAGAGACGCCCGTCCGTGAAGATCGAGAGACCACCATTGGCGAATTGATTAAAGACCCGCGCATTGAATCGGCGGACGATGTACTGGCCAATGAAGTTCTCGACGAGCGCATTGAAGAAATTCTCGGTCAGTTGTCCGAACGGGAAGAAACCATCCTTCGCATGCGCTACGGCCTGACTGACGGCAAAGTCTGGAAGTTAGGCGATATCGGAAAGCGCTTCGGTATCACTCGCGAACGGGTGCGCCAAATCGAACAACGGGCGATCCGCAAATTGCGCCACCCATTACGCGCTCGCGAGATCAAAGACTTTTTGAATTAA
- a CDS encoding glutamate synthase subunit beta: MGKVTGFLEKERQTPVDSPVDERLKSYNEFHGHLSEDEMRNQGARCMDCGVPTCQWGCPLGNIIPDWNDLVYKGRWEEAIRRLHKTNNFPEVTGRVCPAPCEEACVLNINNDAVTIKEIERNIADRAFDEGWIKAKVPTRRTGKKIAVIGSGPAGMACAQQLNWAGHTVALFEKADRIGGLLRYGIPDFKMEKYMIDRRVNMMSEEGVEFKTGVNVGFDVKGDELLDQYDAIVLCGGAMQARDLPIPGRELDGVHLAMEFLTMNNKRVAGDVIPDEEFISAAGKNVIILGGGDTGSDCLGTSLRQGAKHVSQFEIMPKPPATRTENMPWPHWPFTLRSSSSHEEGGDRDWSVSTKSFSGSNGRVEKLHGVKVEFVTHADGRREMKEVSGSEFDLDADLVLLAMGFTGPEKKGLIADLDLNLDPRGNVTVDEDYMSSKPGVFAAGDMKRGASLVVWAIYEGRQAAIGVDKYLMGSSILT; encoded by the coding sequence ATGGGTAAGGTTACAGGATTTCTCGAAAAAGAACGTCAGACGCCGGTCGATAGCCCGGTTGATGAGAGGCTCAAAAGTTATAACGAGTTTCACGGTCATCTCAGCGAAGATGAGATGCGCAACCAGGGCGCGCGCTGTATGGATTGCGGCGTCCCGACCTGCCAGTGGGGCTGCCCCCTGGGCAACATCATCCCCGACTGGAACGACCTGGTATACAAAGGCCGCTGGGAAGAAGCGATTCGGCGTCTTCACAAAACCAACAATTTTCCTGAAGTGACCGGGCGGGTTTGTCCGGCGCCGTGTGAAGAAGCCTGTGTTCTCAACATCAACAACGACGCTGTCACCATCAAAGAAATTGAACGCAACATCGCCGACCGCGCCTTTGACGAAGGATGGATCAAAGCCAAAGTCCCCACGCGCCGCACGGGCAAAAAAATCGCCGTAATCGGCTCTGGCCCTGCGGGCATGGCGTGTGCGCAACAACTTAACTGGGCGGGCCATACCGTGGCCTTGTTTGAAAAAGCCGACCGCATCGGCGGCCTGCTGCGCTACGGCATCCCCGACTTCAAAATGGAAAAATATATGATTGACCGCCGCGTCAACATGATGTCGGAAGAAGGCGTCGAATTTAAAACCGGCGTCAATGTCGGCTTCGACGTCAAAGGCGACGAACTGTTAGATCAATATGACGCAATCGTATTGTGCGGCGGCGCCATGCAGGCGCGCGACCTACCGATTCCAGGCCGCGAGTTGGACGGCGTCCACTTGGCAATGGAATTTTTAACGATGAACAACAAGCGCGTCGCGGGCGATGTCATTCCCGATGAGGAGTTCATCTCAGCAGCGGGCAAGAACGTCATCATTCTTGGCGGCGGCGACACCGGTTCCGACTGCCTGGGCACTTCGCTTCGTCAGGGCGCCAAGCATGTGTCCCAATTTGAAATTATGCCCAAGCCGCCCGCAACCCGCACCGAAAATATGCCCTGGCCCCACTGGCCGTTTACCCTGCGCAGTTCGAGTTCTCACGAAGAGGGTGGAGACCGCGACTGGAGCGTCAGCACCAAATCGTTCTCCGGCTCGAATGGCCGCGTCGAAAAACTCCACGGCGTCAAAGTCGAATTTGTCACCCATGCTGACGGGCGCCGCGAGATGAAAGAAGTTTCCGGCTCTGAATTCGACCTGGATGCAGACCTCGTCTTGCTGGCGATGGGCTTCACCGGGCCGGAGAAAAAAGGCCTGATCGCTGATTTAGACCTCAATCTCGACCCACGCGGCAATGTGACCGTCGACGAAGATTATATGTCGTCCAAGCCGGGCGTTTTCGCCGCCGGCGACATGAAACGCGGCGCATCTCTGGTCGTATGGGCGATTTACGAAGGCCGCCAGGCAGCCATTGGGGTGGATAAATACCTGATGGGCAGTTCGATCCTCACCTAA